From bacterium:
CTGTGAAGTTGATCGTTGTGGACGGGTTGAACGGGTTCGGTGAATTCTGGGCAACTGCGAAAGCTGCAGGAGCTTCATCCACAGAAACCGGCTCGCTGGAAATAATGCCCTTGAAGGAGTCCTGGCCGACCCAGAACCATCCGCCGCGCTCTTCTGCTTCCGCGGCCGACTGGTTGGATACGAGCAGACCGTCATAGGCGGTTCCGCCCGAAATCACGCTCGTGTCATATTTCTGAGCGGCGGTTTCGCCAGCAAGCGTCTGGTACCCGAGTCCCGTGCCGTCCGGTGCATACAGACCGAACGATACGGCGCCCATGTCAAACGACGGGAAGAACGAGAATCCGTTCTTTTCGATCGCTTGATTGTATTTGTAAGGGCCGACGTTGTAATCGTTGCAGACCCACGGTTTCGCGGAATCGGCTTCGAAGTTGTGGTCTCCGGTGTAATCGCCGTTCGAATTCGCCCAAGCCACCGCATCGCCTTCTTCCTCATACTGTACATCGAACAGTACGTTCATACAGGTCGAATGGGTTCCCATGACAACATATCTGCCCCACATGGACAATTCAGCCGGTCCACTCGCTGCCTGGCCGCCCTTTTCGGCGTCGTTCAGGTCAACATACCAGTCGGACAGGTCGAAGCGCTTCACCTCGGTGCCATCGTTCACATCAACAAAGACGAGTTCCGACTCCATACCGGTTCCCG
This genomic window contains:
- a CDS encoding T9SS type A sorting domain-containing protein codes for the protein LMETCKSLEVCDPGGLAFLPTHYTYFFKCGLNNNGFKEMFKWKWVPNGDAVLQTAWGDEGKFVFAVANPPSWEFGPGVVSDGGAYLLSPTGDLSGTGMESELVFVDVNDGTEVKRFDLSDWYVDLNDAEKGGQAASGPAELSMWGRYVVMGTHSTCMNVLFDVQYEEEGDAVAWANSNGDYTGDHNFEADSAKPWVCNDYNVGPYKYNQAIEKNGFSFFPSFDMGAVSFGLYAPDGTGLGYQTLAGETAAQKYDTSVISGGTAYDGLLVSNQSAAEAEERGGWFWVGQDSFKGIISSEPVSVDEAPAAFAVAQNSPNPFNPSTTINFTVPEAGNVSVDVYNVAGQKIDTISNEFMGAGSHSVVWDASGFSAGVYFYTVKSGSFSRTMKMTLLK